The Oncorhynchus mykiss isolate Arlee chromosome Y, USDA_OmykA_1.1, whole genome shotgun sequence genomic sequence cctcacagacacaaacagacagagaggaaacataagGAAAGGAGAGCAGAAAGAggtgaggagggaaagagggaacagaagaggaagatggaggagaggacaaggagaaAGGAAAAAGAAGAGAAAAGTGGGGATGGGGTGAAGAATAAAACCCATAAAGGTGAAGAAGGGAGGGACAAAGTGGAAAGgaaaaagaaagaggaagagaggaagacagagaaaagggagaagagcCTTAGGGATAAAAATATGGAAAAAGCAGAGAGGGGATCCTCAAAGTCCCTATGTAAATCATCCCTCCCTCCGTCAGTATGTCCTTCCTCCCCTAAGTCTGGATCTAAGGTTCCAGGGACGCCAGGTAAGCCAGGCCAACCCTCCCAGACACCATCCACCCCTGGCAAACACATACACAGGGAGAAGGCCCAAGAAAGAGGTGGAAAGTCCCATGAGCACAGCTCTCCAAATAGTTCAGAGACAATCCCACTTGTTGGCCCGCCTGCAGCCCGTCCCAGCCAACCCACACCCTCCCCACATCCATCCAAACACAAAAAGTCAGAGAGGGGAGGGACCCTGAACAAGTCAAACCCAACTCAACCCAAATTCCCAGTCAAGGACTCACCACTACCAGCCTGTCCTCCACTCACTACCACTCACactaccaccaacaacaacaacatcagcaCCAACACGAACAATAAGACCCGTAATACCAGTCCTCAGCCCACCAGCCCTTCAACATATTCTAAATGCAGCCCAGGGAGGAAGGCTGATTTGACCCCCTCCACACTCTCATCCAAAACCCCAGCAGCTCCCCCTatggctgggtcagggggatccATCCAGATCCAGACAGAGACATGGGGTGTTAGTCCAAAAGGTGGGGTCCTGCGGGCCCCAGATCTCCAACCTGCGGCGGGGGTGGGCAGTGTGGAGGAGATGGGAGACAACCCCCCTGCCAGCCCCCCTGTTCTCAGTTGGCAAGGCTCCCCAGCATCAGCCCtgagtgaggaagaggaagaggagggaggagtgatGAGGAGACCTGTCCTGCAGCCCAGCCCAACCCACGGCCCGCCCCTCTCACCCCCCCATGGGAACTCAGAGGGGCTCAATGAGAAGGCCGAGGGTGTCGGTGAGGGGAGGGGTGCTGATGACCTTCGCCATAGCGACCTGGCCAAGCTCTATGGCTTGCCTGATACTCCCAatggagtggaggaagaggaggaggaggaagaggaggacagtgGTGGGGACACATCGCCCAGCTCTCTGCCTCCCCGTCGGCCACACCTTCACCAGACAGGAGTGGCTGATGTCTTCAAGTCTTTGGCCTCATTCCTGGGGGGCCAGAGGTACACATATCGCGGCGGTCCGTTTGGGCGTCCTCCTCCTAGCTCCATGGGAGGAGTGAAGTACTCTTCATCCCTCGCCATGGATCCCGAAACCAATTGTCAGGACCAGCAGAACCCCTCCCCCACATCTGACTCCACCACGCCCCCAAGACTCACTAGCAAATCATCCACTCACACTACCTCAGATCCGCTTTCCAAACCCCGCCCTCCTTTAAACCTCGACCAACCACAGCTCTCCGTGGGGGAGCGCACAAAACAGAAGCACGCGAGATTGGAGGAGATTctgaatgagagaaagaaagagaagactAAGGGTGTAGACAATGGGGAGACGGCCGGGTCTCTGAGCGCTGAGTTTAGACTGACCACCACACACCGGCTGCCTGCCACCACCAAGGAGgagcgaggacagagggaggcacgcaggcagacagacagaaagacggaGCCAAGCGGTGCGGATGGAAACCGAGATGGGgaagggaagaggaagagaagaaaacAAGATAACAGCGTCAGCAGTCATCAGAGGAGTGGAGGAAATGAAAAGAAGAACGTGGAAGAAAAGTGTGACAGAAAGTCAGCCTCTATAACGCTGTCCTCATCTACACCTCACCCCAGTCGCCTAGCCAAGCAGCACAAAGACACTAAGAAGAGCCGTCCCATTCAGGGGAACCATGGCCTCCAGAGCAAAGACATCCAGGGACAGAAAGACAAGACGCACACAGGAAACACTGAGCAGGGGGCACAATCAACAGAGATGAAGAATGAGAGGCGCAGTGAGCCTCAAACCAAGACGTCCACACCAGGCAGCAACCCAGACATATTGGCAACAGCATCCACCACCAGCTTTATCAacacctcctccccttcccccacCCCGGCTGCCTCTGCTGCCCCAGTGAGGAGGACCCCCTGTCCCCTGGCTGCTGCTGATTTCCTCAAGCTGAAGGCTCTGTCCATGGGCTCTCCCAAGGAGCTGAAGATCCGTCTGATCAAGGTGGAGAGTGGAAACCGAGAGATGTTCATCGCCTCCGAGGTCGAGGAGCGCAGGATCCCACTAAGAGAGGTCAGCATCAGACACACAGCCAGCGAGGTCGTCAGGTCCTGCAAGTGAGTACACGGTACATGTGATGTAGATTTagatttagattttagattcttcaaagtagccaccctttgccttgatgacagctttgcacactcttggaattctcccaacgagcttcacgaggaatgattttccaacagtcttgaaggagttcccacagatgctgagcacttgttggctgcttttccttcactcttcggtccaactcatcacaaaccatctcaatagggttgaggccgggtgattgtggagaccaggtcatctgatgcagcaccatcactctccttcttggtcaaatagcccttacacagcctggaagtgtgttttgggtcattgtcctgctgaaaaacaaatgatagtcccactaagtgcaaaccagatgggatggcgtatcgctgcagaatgctgtggtagccatgctggttaagtacgccttgaattctaaataaatcactgagagtgtctccagcaaagcaccatcacaccaccacctccatgcttcacggtgggaaccacacatgcggagatcatccattcacctactctgcgtctcacaaaacccggaggttgaaaccaaaaatctctctaatatgactcatcagaccaaaggacagatttccaccagtctaatgtccattgctagtgtttcttggcccaagcaagtctcttcttattattggtgtcctttagtagtggtttctttgcagcaatttgacaatgaaggcctgattcacgcagtctcctctgaatagttgatgttgagatgtgtctgctacttaaactctgtgaagcatttatttgggctgcaatctgaggtgcagttacgtactgtaatgaacttaccctctgccgcagaggtaactctgggtcttcctttcctgtggcggtcctcgtgagagccagtttcatcatagcgcttgatggtttttgcgactgcacttgaagtaacTTCCAAAgctcttgaaattttccgtattgactgaccttcatgtcttaaagtaatgatggactgtcatttctctttgcttatttgagctgtccttgccataatagaactttgtcttttaccaagtagggctGTCTTCTGaatactacccctaccttgtcacaacgcaacagattggctcaaacgcattaagaaggaaagaaattacacaaattaacttttaacaaggcacacctgttaattgacatgcattccaggtgactacctcatgaagctggttgtgagaatgccaagtgtgcaaagctgtcatcaaggcaaagggtggctactttgaagtatctaaaatctaaaatatattttgacatatatttgtttaacacttttttggttactacatgattccatatttgttatttcatagttgtgatgtcttcagtgttattctaaaatgtagaaaatagtaaaaaatcaagaaaaaccattgaatgattaggtgtgtccaaacttttgactggtactgtatatttactacCAAGACATTTCATTGGAGGAAGAGAGGTTGTGGCACAAAACAATGAAAAGTGTATTTAATTCAATCTTATTGAATTCTCCcacttcatctgtctctctctgtttgtttagGGGGGCGAAGGTGAACGGGAAGTTTCGGGAGTCCTATCTGCTCCCTGCTTTCTCTGTCAAGCCTGTCCTTAGCACCAACACACCCATCCCACGAGAGAAGCTCAACCCCCCCACACCAAGCATCTATGTGAGTCCACACTCTGGGGGCGCTGCACTGCGGCTGACCCTATGCACCaacctgtctgtgtgggtgttcttgggggggggggggggggggggggggtgttaaagcaacaacaaaaaaacatgcagCTCTTTGTCTTATGACAATAGACCATAAAGtaatcttcttcttctttttccccCCTCTTTTCTTCTTCATTCTCATATCCATTACTCATGTATCAGTTCTGTATTTGTGCAATGCCCAGTTGATGTATtcctgtgttgtcctgtgtgtctgtgtccagttgGAGAGTAAGAGAGATGCCTTCTCCCCAGTCCTCCTCCAATTCTGTACTGACCCCAA encodes the following:
- the LOC110509928 gene encoding lysine-specific demethylase 6B isoform X2, encoding MMDQELGPWKRAASHHHNHHRDQLPHRSPPAKHPPPPREDCPAKRSRSSCPEQPSHRGSVYLPGPDQHQSPPHYPPSEQGFWKQSYDRPGPRTHADRRSLSIELQESTKSGLGSLKYRTHHSTHSPVPQALFNGQDPPPSSYARHPSTAQPSGNRRPPHHGSRVEVDGQSQHPSSPADRTGVPYSQHLHHQHPTSPPSVPQHSPPAPRSHRQQRDQTPSQPSATEPPHRNSNHRDGCCTTLSSSIPSGLSSSTTPSKASGKKDPPPNQRSPDIGTDTPHKRGPRTPSPSPTPPPLSASPTWLGSSAQRLEMKPSRASEPQTPPSSPTVNNNRPTGNRPELQPHRHKQTERKHKERRAERGEEGKREQKRKMEERTRRKEKEEKSGDGVKNKTHKGEEGRDKVERKKKEEERKTEKREKSLRDKNMEKAERGSSKSLCKSSLPPSVCPSSPKSGSKVPGTPGKPGQPSQTPSTPGKHIHREKAQERGGKSHEHSSPNSSETIPLVGPPAARPSQPTPSPHPSKHKKSERGGTLNKSNPTQPKFPVKDSPLPACPPLTTTHTTTNNNNISTNTNNKTRNTSPQPTSPSTYSKCSPGRKADLTPSTLSSKTPAAPPMAGSGGSIQIQTETWGVSPKGGVLRAPDLQPAAGVGSVEEMGDNPPASPPVLSWQGSPASALSEEEEEEGGVMRRPVLQPSPTHGPPLSPPHGNSEGLNEKAEGVGEGRGADDLRHSDLAKLYGLPDTPNGVEEEEEEEEEDSGGDTSPSSLPPRRPHLHQTGVADVFKSLASFLGGQRYTYRGGPFGRPPPSSMGGVKYSSSLAMDPETNCQDQQNPSPTSDSTTPPRLTSKSSTHTTSDPLSKPRPPLNLDQPQLSVGERTKQKHARLEEILNERKKEKTKGVDNGETAGSLSAEFRLTTTHRLPATTKEERGQREARRQTDRKTEPSGADGNRDGEGKRKRRKQDNSVSSHQRSGGNEKKNVEEKCDRKSASITLSSSTPHPSRLAKQHKDTKKSRPIQGNHGLQSKDIQGQKDKTHTGNTEQGAQSTEMKNERRSEPQTKTSTPGSNPDILATASTTSFINTSSPSPTPAASAAPVRRTPCPLAAADFLKLKALSMGSPKELKIRLIKVESGNREMFIASEVEERRIPLREVSIRHTASEVVRSCKGAKVNGKFRESYLLPAFSVKPVLSTNTPIPREKLNPPTPSIYLESKRDAFSPVLLQFCTDPKNPVTVIRGLAGSLRINLGLFSTKSLVEANAEHAVEVRTQVQQPADENWDATGSAQTWPCESSRSHTTIFKYAAYQASSFQESLQEEKDSEDEDEDEEKKTPSSDPSTNPASGTSKTSPTVVTSKATLTKVGPTPIANTLRPEAKSTGKIIKFGTNIDISDPKRWKPQLQELLKLPAFMRVEYNGNMLSHVGHTILGMNTVQLYMKVPGSRTPGHQENNNFCSVNINIGPGDCEWFAVHEHYWEHINNFCEKYGVDYLTGSWWPVLEDLYRSNIPVYRFIQRPGDLVWINAGSVHWVQAVGWCNNIAWNVGPLNSYQYQLALERFEWNEVKKVKSIVPMIHVTWNVARTIKITDQETYKMVKHCLLQSIKHIQILRDQLVAAGKKISYQSRVKDEPAYYCNECDVEVFDLLFVTSESGSRKTYMVHCEDCARTVSKSPSLAGVVVLEQYCMEELMRTYDSICVTPSPCSK